In Terriglobia bacterium, the genomic stretch CCGCCTGCCAGGAACAATAGCAGGATTCCCACATACCCGATCATGTCGTACACCCGCCTGCCCGACTCGGGCAGCAGGTGGCGAACGACGTGGCTGCCGTCCAGCGGCGGAATCGGGATCAGGTTAAACGCCGCCAGCAGAATGTTCACATTGATGAAGGCTCCGCAGAGCAGCACAAGGGGCTCCAGGACAGAATCCGGTCCGCGGCTGCCTAACCGCGCCACCACGAATAATCCGAACACCGCAATGATTCCCAGCATGATGTTGCTGGCCGGTCCAGCCAGCGAGGTCAGAATGTCGTCTCGGATCTCATGGCGAAAGTTGCGCGGGTCCACCGGCGTCGGCTTCGCCCAGCCGATAAAGCCGATGTTCGAAAGCATCCCGAGCAGCGGTACCAGCACCGTGCCGATCGGGTCCACGTGCTTGATCGGGTTCAGCGAGATCCGTCCCAGCATGCGCGCCGTCGGATCGCCGCACTGATTTGCCGTCCAGGCGTGCGCCGACTCGTGTACGCAAATGGCGAACACAAAGGCAATGATCTGATACAGGATTTCTACTTGCGAGCGATTCATGCGGATACTGCATGGATGGTATCACGCCGGAACGAGCATTTACCGGGCCGATTGGCCCAATCCATTGCGAGTGTTCAGTGGCTAGTGGCCAGTGGCCAGCAGCGCCGGCAACTCTTGCACACTGACCACTGTTCTTACGTTCTACCTTCTGACCACTGGCCACTGGTATTACGTTCCCGACTTCCGCTCGGCCGCCGGTTGCAGCTCCGGCGGCGCAATCGTCTTCACCTTCGCCGTCTTGGCTGGAATTCCGACCACGATGTGATAGGGCTCCACATTCTTCGGCACCACCGCCATGGAGCCCACCAACCCATGCTCGCCGATGTTGACTCCGCTGAGTACGGTGGCGTGATACGTGATGCGCGCCTTGGGCCCGATCTCGGTTAGCACGTTGCTCACCAACATGCTGTCGTTCAGGTCGTGCGAGTGCGAATAGATGTTGGCGTAATCCGATACCGACGAACCTTCGTGAATGATGATCTCGCCGCGGTCGTCCAACAGCACGTACTTATGAATGACGCAGTTGTCCTCGATGGTCAAGTTGTAGCCGAAGGAGATCTCCACTCCGTGAAAAATCTTCACGTTCTTGCCGAGGTGCTTGAGCACGTGCGACGCAATCATGTACCTCATGCGGAAGCCCAGCCAGTGGTTCAAGCCGAGCGGCGACCGGTCAAACATCATCCACAACCAGATCAGCGGCTTGCGCTCGGCGTACTTGGCGGCGTCCATGTCGCCGTAGTATTCCGGTTCGAGCGTCGCATTACGCGGATCGAAGCCGTACAACTGCGCCAACTGCGCCGGCGAGTGCCTCGCCGGGTCTGGTGCCTCGTACTTCCGCCCGAGATAGATCTCGTGCAAGGTGTCGCGCACGATTACGTTGCGGCGCTCGACATCGCGGTCCTGGAAGTCTCGGTCCAGCCGCTCGATCCAGCCCAGAAATGTCTTCTCGGCTTCGGGCGTGGGCGTCAGGTTGCGGTACTCGAAACGCTGCATAGCGATTGGATGTCCTTCGCGCAACAGAGCCGCAGGCTATTCCAGAGAGTGTAAACGCGAGTGGCCTCGGGCCGCTACTTCTGTGTGAGCATGAGCTGGTGGTCGCCCACGGTGGCGATGTCAATCCGCGCCGGCAGGGCGAAGACGCTGTCCAGTCCGACCTCGGGATGCTTGGGGCGGATGTAGCGGTCGAGGAAGAACTGCAACGCCACGCGCGGCACGGTGACGCCGTCAATGTCGATGGAATCAATGTGGACGCGCCCCTTACGGCCGCTGCCCGAGGCGTGCGCCATCGCGTGTACATCGTGAATACCGCTGAACAACGACAGCAGCGGGTTCGGCGTTTTCGACTGCGCCGTGATGGCGTCGAAATCCACCCGCGCGGCGGCATTCACGACGCCGTTCTGCGCCGCGAATCGCGCCGAGCGCACGCCTACCGGAAGCTGTACCTGGCCCGAATTGAGGTAGGCATTGATCTCGCGCTCCGTGAGCACGGTCGGCGTCTGGTCGGGCGGATGGCGGCGCGCATTCTCTTCGACGTGACGAAACTTGGCCTCGGCGCTGGCGGCGGCAGCGTTGTACATCGCCTGCGTAGCGGAGGCGGCGGATGGTTGTTGCGCACCCGCAGAGCTCGGCAGCAGAACAAGAACGAAGAAAACGGCAATCTTCATGGCTTGATCGCGGCTCTTTGCGTCGGAGGCACCTCAGCGGACGTGACGCGCGGTTTTTCCAGCGTGCCGCTGACGTCGTAAGCCTTCGTCTTGCCGCGCATCAGCCTTAGTCCGAGCTGCCGATCGAGAGCGGCGGTTCCGCTCACCACATAGATGCCCCCGGGGGTCTCCATTTTGCTCGGCTTGAAGGTGAATTGATTGTCGGCAAGCGCCAGCTCACCCTGGAACTGCCGGAATTTCAGCGGCGCTGGCGCATCGTTCAACGCCAGGTGTGCCAGGCTGCCATCGTGCCAGTCAAATTTAACCGTCGCCAGCGCGGAAGCGCGCAGCGCCGCCGCGTCCCACCCGGTAGCGGTGACGTGATACGTCGCATTGGCTCGGCCCGTTGCCCAGGCATCACGCATGAGCGCCGCGAGCGCCGCCATGGACGCCTGCTGTAACCTGCCATGGATGGTATAGGCCGGCTGTGCAGCGCTGAAGTCCGCGCGCAGTTCGCCCGTCGTAGATCCGCCCAGCACCTCGGCATGCAGGTTGCGCAACGTCAGCACGCCCGACTCCAGCCGGACATCGGCGCTCGCCTGCTTTGCCGTGAGCGTCTTCACCTCAACGCGTCCCGCCGATACTTTGCCCACCGCGTTCACGATGGCCAGCAGCGCCGGCTGCGATGGGTTCCCGCCGATGAAGGCGTACCAGGGCCGCTTCTGCGCGCGCGGATTCAGCAGTCGGTTCAGCTCGTCGGTGGAGAAATGGTCGGCGCGCAACTGGAACGCGATGGCGCAAGGGCCGGACGGGCACGCGCGCGGCACTTGCAGCGACCCGGTGAAACTCAGGTGCGTGCCGGTGAAGCTGGCGGCCAGGTCGTACACCGCCGCCGCGTCCGGCGCCAGATGCAGCGCAGCGCTGGTCACCTGCAGTGGCGCGGCGATGCCGGGAATTGCCGCCGTCACCGTCCGCAGAAGCAGATTTCCTGTGACCACCGGAGCCGCGAATCGGCTCCACTTGCCGGCCACTTGGATGTCCGTATTCGCCAGCCCGGTGATGGTCGCCTCGGGCGCGCGCACTCCGAGCGCATGCGCCACTTCCAGCAGCCGCTTGACGCGCGCCTCTCCCTGCAGAGCAATGTTGTAGCCCTCGTGCGAGAACCATGCCTGCGCTTTGGCGCGCTCGGCGCCACCCAGGTCGACGGGAAACGCGCTGACGCGCAGCACTGTGTCGGAAGGCACGCTCATGCCGGCGCGTTTTCCCGACGGCGCCGCGGGAACACCCCACACCAGTTCAAGCTTGCCCAGAACCAGCGGAGCGCTCATCGATTTCGAACTCAGCTTCAGCCCGGACGTAGCGCCGGTCCCCTTCCACCATCCGGCCCCGTCGCAATTCTTGAAATCAAATGCGGCGTTGACCGTCCCGTTCGCCTGCAAGTCTTCCGGCAGGTCTTTCTTCATGCGCAGCGCCAGCGCTATCAGGCCGGATGCCGGCAGATCCCTCGCCGTGACTGCCAGCGCGTAGCTTCGCAGCGGCAGAATCCCGGCGATGCCGCCGTAGACCTCTACCGCACCCGGACCCGCCGGCGCACGGCAGGAGATGTCGGTGAGCTGCTGCGTTCGGGTGCTGAATGCTGCGCTGCAATGCGCTGCCAGGCGCAGGGGGCCTCGTGTTCCGATGTCGTAGCGCCGGAAATCGTCCACCGACGCGTCGCCCGCGATCTTAAGCGCGGCGGGCGTGCCGCGCAATGTGGCGGAAACATTTACCGTGCCGCGCCAGCCGCGATCGCGTCCGTAGATGACGGTCGTGAGCTGCCCCAGTTGGGCGCGCTTGAGCACGACGCGCAGGTCCAGCGGCGTGTCGGTGAGGGTCGAGCCACGCTGGATCGTGCCCGAAACCCCGACGCTACCGGTGTCGCTCAAGTTCGCGTCGGTGCGCACCGGGCGCGCCTCCAGTTCAAGCTGCCAGACGTCTTCCGAGGGCAGCGACAGCGCGAAATCGGCATTGCTCAAGGCGTAGACCGTCTTTTCCTGGCCCAGCTTCAGGTTGATGCGACCGCCCGTCGCCTCGATGTAGGGGAAGCGGGGGCGCACTTCGGCGATCCTTTTGCTCGTCGGCGCCGTGGGAATCTGGCGAGCCCGCTCCAGCAGCGGTTCCAGGTTCCAGTGACCGTTGCCCGCGCGCACCAGGTTCAGGCTCGGATATGACAAGCTGAGTCGCGCAATTTCCAGCCGCCCGCGCCACAGCGACGTCAGCCGCAGCGTGGCCTTGACCTGGTCCGCATGCAGCAGGGGCTCGGCACTGTAGTCCGGATCGTCCTGCACCACCAGCCGTTCCAGCACCAGCCCTGGATAAGGAAACAGCCGCAGGTGGGCTGCACCGACGCTGACTGGCCGTCCCAGCGCGCGGCTG encodes the following:
- a CDS encoding acyltransferase, producing the protein MQRFEYRNLTPTPEAEKTFLGWIERLDRDFQDRDVERRNVIVRDTLHEIYLGRKYEAPDPARHSPAQLAQLYGFDPRNATLEPEYYGDMDAAKYAERKPLIWLWMMFDRSPLGLNHWLGFRMRYMIASHVLKHLGKNVKIFHGVEISFGYNLTIEDNCVIHKYVLLDDRGEIIIHEGSSVSDYANIYSHSHDLNDSMLVSNVLTEIGPKARITYHATVLSGVNIGEHGLVGSMAVVPKNVEPYHIVVGIPAKTAKVKTIAPPELQPAAERKSGT
- a CDS encoding site-2 protease family protein, with product MNRSQVEILYQIIAFVFAICVHESAHAWTANQCGDPTARMLGRISLNPIKHVDPIGTVLVPLLGMLSNIGFIGWAKPTPVDPRNFRHEIRDDILTSLAGPASNIMLGIIAVFGLFVVARLGSRGPDSVLEPLVLLCGAFINVNILLAAFNLIPIPPLDGSHVVRHLLPESGRRVYDMIGYVGILLLFLAGGRVIGVFEYPFIQFFKYLLSGI
- a CDS encoding AsmA family protein gives rise to the protein MSRYIKGRTIAAAAILLVVAIFLVPLINVSRYRLRVADALSRALGRPVSVGAAHLRLFPYPGLVLERLVVQDDPDYSAEPLLHADQVKATLRLTSLWRGRLEIARLSLSYPSLNLVRAGNGHWNLEPLLERARQIPTAPTSKRIAEVRPRFPYIEATGGRINLKLGQEKTVYALSNADFALSLPSEDVWQLELEARPVRTDANLSDTGSVGVSGTIQRGSTLTDTPLDLRVVLKRAQLGQLTTVIYGRDRGWRGTVNVSATLRGTPAALKIAGDASVDDFRRYDIGTRGPLRLAAHCSAAFSTRTQQLTDISCRAPAGPGAVEVYGGIAGILPLRSYALAVTARDLPASGLIALALRMKKDLPEDLQANGTVNAAFDFKNCDGAGWWKGTGATSGLKLSSKSMSAPLVLGKLELVWGVPAAPSGKRAGMSVPSDTVLRVSAFPVDLGGAERAKAQAWFSHEGYNIALQGEARVKRLLEVAHALGVRAPEATITGLANTDIQVAGKWSRFAAPVVTGNLLLRTVTAAIPGIAAPLQVTSAALHLAPDAAAVYDLAASFTGTHLSFTGSLQVPRACPSGPCAIAFQLRADHFSTDELNRLLNPRAQKRPWYAFIGGNPSQPALLAIVNAVGKVSAGRVEVKTLTAKQASADVRLESGVLTLRNLHAEVLGGSTTGELRADFSAAQPAYTIHGRLQQASMAALAALMRDAWATGRANATYHVTATGWDAAALRASALATVKFDWHDGSLAHLALNDAPAPLKFRQFQGELALADNQFTFKPSKMETPGGIYVVSGTAALDRQLGLRLMRGKTKAYDVSGTLEKPRVTSAEVPPTQRAAIKP